The region GCAAGACGCTGCAACTGGCGGCGCAGGGGTGGCAGGTCACCGCGCTGGACATCTCGGCCAAGCGATTGAAGCTGCTGGAGCAGAACCTCGCGCGCACCGGGCTGGAGGCCGAGGTGATCGCTGCCGATGCCTTCAAGTGGGAGCCCGAAGCTCCTTTCGACGCGATCCTGATCGACGCGCCGTGCACCGCGACGGGGACCGCGCGCCGCCACCCGGACGTGCTCCACCGCATCGGCCCGCGCCAGATCGCCGACCTCGCCGAAGTGCAGGCACGGCTGATCGAGCGCGCGAGCGGCTGGCTCACTCCCGGTGGCACGCTGGCCTACGCGGTGTGCTCGCTGGAGAGCGAGGAAGGGGAGGGGCAGGTCGCGAACGTCTCGCTCACGCCCGATCCGATCCGGGCGGAAGAACTGCCCGAAGGCCTGTCACCCAGCGCACAGGGCCACCTGCGCACCGATCCGGGTATGCTGCCCGAGCAGGGCGGGCTCGATGGCTTCTTCGTCGCGCGCTGGCGCAAGGGTTAGATGCAAAACTCTCCTCCCTCGGGGGAGGGATTGGAGGCTCCGCTCCATAGGCGGGCACACCCCCACCCAACCTCCCCCTCAAGGGGAGGAGGGACACTAGCCGCCCATGTCGACCACGCCCTCGTTCTCGCCGTAGAGCTCGGCCTCGTCTGCGGTCACCTTGATGATCAGCACGCCGTCCTGCTCGTCCGGGCCGTGGCCGAACCATTTCTCGATATCCGGCGTCCAGTGCTCCTTGATCAGCTCCGGATCGTCGTGGACGCTGGCGGTGCCGCGGATGGTCAGCCACACGCCCTCGTTCTGGAAATCGAGCGCCACGTGATCGTCGCGCGCGATATCGCGCAGCTTGCGGGTGTCGGGCGCGGTGAAGAAATAGCTGTCGCCGTCGTAATCGACCTGCGCGTTGTTGCTCATCGGACGGCTGTTGAGCGTGCCGTCGGGGCCGTGCGTCGTCATCATGCACAGGTCCATGCTGCGCATGGTCTTGGCGATCATTTTCTTGTCAGGCTTGGGCATCCGGCAGACTCCTCGGTGCGTCTGCCAAAACGAACCCCGATGCAATCTGCGCGTTCCGCGCAATCGCACCGGGTGTCATATTTTCCAAAGCCTTATTCGGCCTTCGGAAAAGCCTTACGCGGCTTCCTTGATCTCGACCAGCGTCACGCCGAAGGTCAGGTCTTCGCCTGCCAGCGGGTGGTTGCCGTCGGCCTTGACCGAATTTTCCTGCACTTCGGTGATGACGAGCTGGATCGGCTGGCCGTCCTGGCCCTGCGCCGAAAGCTGCATGCCCGGCTGCGGGGCGGGCTCTGCGGGCAGGTTTTCGCGCGGCACGTCGATCACCAGCTCCTCGCGGCGCGGGCCGAAGGCGTTTTCGCTTTCGATCTTGACCGTTTCGACCGAGCCGACTTCCATTCCGTCGAGCGCGGCTTCGATCGCCGGGAAGATTTCCTGCTTGCCGAGGGTGACGACCTGCGGGCCGCTTTCCTCGGTGTTGCCGACGACCTGTCCGGCATCGGTCTTCACGACGAAATCGATGGCGACGGTGTCGCCGTTCTTGGCTGTAGTCATTTCGATGGTCCTCTCTGACTGAGGGGTGAGGGCCGCAAGCTTGAGCGGCCACGGGGAAATTCGGTGCCCCCAACGTGGGGCCGAAGGCGCGAGGCGCAACCCCGAACCTGACGCGAAGTTCGCCTGGACGGGACCCCGAACCGGTTCTCCGCCGCCCTAGTCGCGTGGGTTCAGGACCGGCGCACTGTCGAGATTGAGGAGATACTCGATCCGGATCACCTGCTCGTCCGCGAAAGTGTAGCGCACGATCTTGAGGGGGCGCACCGGATGGAAAACCGTGTCCTTGCGGATCGGCATCCAGAACTCCTCCGTCACCACGCGCCCGTCTTCGTCCCAGTAGAAATTCTCGATCAGCATCTGATGGCGATCGAGACTGGCATCGTAAAAAGTGCTCTCGCGCCACTCGATCCAGGCATCGGGCCCTTCGAGGAAGGGCTCACCCTCCCACATCACCTCGAGATCGTCGGCCAGCATGGCGCGCAGCTCGGCAGGATATTCGGCCGGGGCCGTTTGCGGAAGCGCTGCGAAGAAGGCCCGCTGCGCGGACGCTTCGGGTGGAGGGGGCGGGGGCGCCGCGAAGCCGGGGCTGGCCATGACGCAGGCCAGCACTGCTGCAAGAAATCCCAACTGTCTGCGTCCGGTCGACATCTGCGCTCCTTCACTCTCCCGCTGGGGCGGAAGCAGACGGGAGCCTAGGCCGATCCGGCCTGCGTGCAAGTGGTAGAGCAATCGCGCGCTGACAGGCAGGCGGCGACTGCGCTGTCCTACAGGCCGCTGCCCGTGGCATGCATGCGCCATGCCGCCGTGTCCGCCAGTCGATTGCAATTATTCGAACGGTGTCGGCAATCCGGGCGATTTTTATCCCCTGGACACTGTGTCAGGTGTGTCAGAAACCCTACGTGGAAGGGCGCCCGGCGCGTCGTTCAGGCGTCGTCCTTCACGTATTTCTGGAAGCTCTTGCGCAGCTTCATCAGCTTGGGTGGGATCGTCGCCTGGCAATAGGGATTGCGCTGGCCTTCGCCGTCCCAGTAATCCTGGTGGTAGCCCTCGGCCGAGTACCAAGTCGCGGTCTGCTCGCCGTTCGACATGCCTTCGATCGTGGTCACGGCCATCGCGCCATTGGCGGCGTTCCAGCGGCCGATCGCGGCTTCGGCTTCCTCTTGCTGCTTCGCGTCCATCGGGAAGATCGCGCTGCGGTACTGGGTGCCGACATCGTTGCCCTGCCGGTTGAGCTGGGTCGGGTCGTGCGTGCCGAGGAACATGTCGAGCAGCTCGCCATAGCTGATCGTGTCGGCGTCGTAGGCGACCTTCACCGCTTCGGCGTGGCCGGTCTTGCCGGTGCAGATCTGCTTGTAGGTCGGGTTCTCGGTCTCGCCGCCGATATAGCCGCTTTCGACGCTTTCGACGCCGATGACGTCCTTCATCACGGCCTCGGTGCACCAGAAGCAGCCGCCGGCAAAAATCGCGGTCTCGGTCATGTCCTATTCTCCTTTGGCGACGGAAGTAGGAAGCCTGTGCGCGATTGCCATGATCGGACCTTCGGCACCCTTGCGCTGAACCGGTCGCCGCCTAATGTGCACCCCACAAACACGGGGAGAAAACCGGATGCTTCGTACTGCCTGCCTTGCCGCCGTCGCCAGTCTCGCGCTTGCCGCGCCTGCCGTGGCCGACGATCATGCCATGACGCTGGAAGAGGTGCTCGCCGCCGACCTGCGCGACGACGATCGCGCGCGCGACCAGTATCGCAACCCGGCAGAGACGCTGGAGTTCTTCGGCGTCGAGCCGGACATGACCGTGGTCGAATGGGGCCCGGGCGGCGGGTGGTACACCCGCGTGCTCGCGCCGTGGATCATGCCCCAGGGCACCTATATTGCGCTCAACAGCGACAGCGATGCGGGCACATACCCCAATCCCGAAGCGGAAGCGCGCGCGAAGGCCTGGGCCGACACTTTCAAGACGACCTACGCGCAGGCGATGGGCGTGGAGCCCGCCGCCATCGGTGCCTACGAAATCGACGAAGTGCCCGAGGAAATGCTCGGCACGGTCGACCGCGTGCTGATCTTCCGTTCGATGCACGGTCTCAACATGAGCAACACCGCCGACGACGTGCTAAAGGCTGCGCGCCGGATGCTCAAGGACGATGGCATGGTCGGCGTGGTGCAGCACCGCGCTCCGGAAGGCGCGAGCTACGACGATTACGGCGCCCAGCAGCGCGGCTATATGCGCACGCAGGATGTCGTCGCGATCTTCGAGGCGAACGGCTTCGAACTGGTCGAGGAAAGCGAGATCAACGCCAATCCGAACGACCCAGCCGACTGGGAAGGAGGCGTGTGGACGCTGCCGCCCGTGCTTCGGTATGGCGAGCAGGACCGCGCGCGTTACGAAGCCATTGGCGAAAGCGATCGCATGACGCTGTTGTTCAAGAAAGCCGACTGAGAAGAGGGCGCATTTGACCCGTGACATCACCGTGGCGGCGCTCCAGCTGACGCTGGGCGCTGCCGACGAGACCGAGAATATCGAAGCCGTTTCCGCCATGGTGGAGGAAGCGGCCTCTCGCGGTGCGCAGGTGATCCTGCCGCCCGAGCTGTTCGACGGGCCGTACTTCTGCAAGGTGGAGGAAGAGGCGCTGTTCGCCCGCGCCGCGCCGACCGCCGATCACCCCAACGTACGCGCGATGGCGAAGCTGGCGAAGAAGCTCGGCGTGGCGATCCCGACCAGCTTCTTCGAGAAGGACGGGCCGCACCACTACAACTCGCTCGCCATGATCGACGCCTCGGGCGAGATCATGGGCGTCTACCGCAAGAGCCACATCCCCGACGGACCGGGTTACGAGGAAAAGTACTACTTCCGCCCCGGCAACACCGGGTTCAAGGTGTGGGACGTTTTCGGGACGAAGATTGGCGTCGGCGTTTGCTGGGACCAGTGGTATCCCGAAACCGCCCGCGCGATGGCGCTGATGGGGGCGGAACTGCTGTTCTACCCCACGGCCATTGGCTCCGAACCCTACGATGCCAGCTTCGATACCAGCCGCATGTGGCAGCGCGCGATGCAGGGGCATTCGGTGTCCAACTGCATGCCGGTGATCGCCTCGAACCGCATCGGGGTGGAAGATGGGCAGGCCTTCTACGGCCACAGCTTCATCACCAACGAATGGGGCGACAAGCTGGTCGAATTCGGGCGCGAGGAGGACGGCGTGCTGGTCGCCACGCTCGACCTCGATACCGCCGCCAAGCACCGCGCGGGCATGGGCTTCTTCCGCGACCGCCGGCCCGAGCTTTACGGTCGGCTGGCGGAGGACGTCTGAGCCTGCCGCACACCTACCTGATCGCGCTCGGCTCGAACCGCCGCCACGGCGAGCACGGCCGCCCCGAAGGCGTGGTCCACGCCGCGATGGAAGAGCTCGCCGCGCTGGGGACGGTGCGGGCGCGCAGCCCGGTGATCGACAGCGCGCCCATGGGCGCGGCGCGGCGGCGCTTCGCCAATGCGGTGGCGGAGCTGGAGAGCGACCTGTCGCCGCCGGAGCTGCTGCGCGAGTTGAAGCGCCTCGAACGCGGTTTCGGGCGGAGGCCCGGGCAGGCGTGGGGCGACCGGGTGCTAGACTGCGATATCGCGGCGTGGTCGGGCGGGGTGTGGCGGTCTCGCGAGCTCGGCATTCCGCACGCGGGCCTGGCGCAGCGCGACTTCGTGCTCGTCCCCGCCTGCGCCATCGCGCCGGGTTGGCGCGACCCGAAAAGCGGGCTCGCGCTACGACATTTGCAGGCACGCTTGACCCGCCCGCAAGCCCTCCTTAGGGACCGCACCCGGTCGGACCCTTAGCTCAGTTGGTAGAGCAAGATACTTTTAATATCGAGGTCGCTGGTTCGAGCCCAGCAGGGTCCACCATTCTTTCCTACACCGCCTTCGCCGGTTAGGCTCCTGCCCTCAATAGCCGGAAGCCTGCCCGTCCTTGCGCATCTCCGTGGCACCGACATAGACGCCGGTTTCCGGATCGCGCGCGATCGCCTGATAGCCGCCGAAGGGAATGCCGGTGGTCTCGATCTCGACATTGTGGCCCATCGCGCGCAGCGCCTCGACCGTCGCTGTCGGCACCCCGGGCTCGACCATCAGCGTGCCCAGATCGTCGATATCGACGGTGTCGGCTGCACTGCCCAGAAGCGCGTCGGTCGGCTGGCGTCCGCCATCGTGCATCAGCCGCGCGGCATCGCCCGCTTCCTGGAGGTTCATGCCGTAGTCCACCAAATTCACCAGAATTTGGACATGGCCCTGCGGCTGCATCCCGCCGCCCATCAGCCCGAAGCTCATGAAAGGCTTGCCGTCCTTCTTCACGAAGGCGGGGATGATGGTGTGGAAGGGCCGCTTGCCGGGGGCGTAGGCATTGGGGTGCGCGGGATCGAGGCTGAAGAGCTCGCCGCGGTCCTGGAACATGAAGCCCAGCCCCGGCGCAACCAGCCCGCCGCCCATGCCGCGATAGTTGGACTGGATCAGGCTGACCATCATCCCGTCCTTGTCGGCCACGGTCAGGTAGGTCGTGTCGCCTTCGCCCTCCAGCTTCGGTTCGCCCGGACCGAAAGCGGGCGTTGCACGCGTCGGGTCGATCTCTGCAAACCTTGTGCGCCCGTATGCGTCGCTCAACAGCTCTTCGGGTGCAGAGGAAAACTCGGGGTCGGCGTAGAAGCGCGCGACATCCTCGAACGCGAGGCGCTTGGCCTCGGTGATGTAGTGGAGCACCTGAGGGGAGCCGCGGTCCCATTGCGACAAATCGACGTTCTTGAGGATGTTGACCATCTGCAGCGCGGCGAAGCCCTGGCTGTTGGGCGGGAGTTCGCACAGCTCGTAGCCCTTGCGATAGCCGACGCAGGAGACATCGACCCACTCGCTGTCGTGGTTGGCGAAATCGGCAAGCGTGAAGGCGCTGCCCTGTTCGCGCAGGTAGTCCACGATGATCCGCGCGGTTTCGCCCTCGTAATATTCGTCGCGGCCATTCGCGGCGATCCGTTCGAGCGTGTCGGCGAGATCGGGGTTCCTGAACATCTCGCCCGGCTGGGGCGCGTCGCCGTCGGCAAACCAGGTCGCGCGGGCATTGTCGAAATCGTAGTCGAATCGTTCGAGGCGGGCCTCGTAGGCACGCAGCGAGCGTTCGAGATACATCGAGATGATCGGTGCGACCGGATGTCCGTCGCGCGCGTAGCGAATCGTGGGCGCGAGATTGTCCGCCATCGAAAGCTTGCCGAACCTCTCGTGCATGTCGAACCACGCATCGACCGTGCCCGGAATGGTAATCGGCAGCGGGCCGACCGGCGGGATCGAGGTGGCGTCCCCGAGCTTCGCCTTCAGCTGGTCGAGAGTCTGGCCGGAGGGGCTGCGGCCCGAGCCGTTGATGCCGTAAAGCTTGTCGGTCTTCGGATCGTAGACGATCGCGAAAAGGTCACCTCCGATGCCGTTTCCGGTCGGTTCCATCAGACCGAGCGCGGCATTGGCTGCGATCGCCGCATCCACCGCGCTGCCGCCCGCCTTGAGGGTATCAAGCGCGATCTGGGTCGCCAGCGGATGCGCAGTCGCGGCCATGCCGTGGGGCGCCGTCACGGGCGAACGGCTCCAGTTCGCGCCCACCGGCCGCGCGCCCGGGCCGATTCCCTGTGTGGCGTTCTCGGTCGTGTCGGCAGTATTGATTGCGGGCGGGGTGTCCTGTGCCAGCGCAGGCGCGGCGAACAATGCGGTGCCAGCCAGAAAACTCGAAATTGCGCGCATCGGGACTCTCCATTCCTCGGTTGGCGCGCAGGCTAGGCGAAAGAGGTCTGGCGCAAAAGGGCCGGGTACCGATAGTCGGTAGTCTAGTGGGGGACAGGTCTTCGCATTCGCAGCAATTTAGCATTGAAATTTCCTCCCGTGTCGCCAATGCTATTAAAGTTATGCGCAGAAGGGTGCGCAGGCTTTCCGAAACGCAAATTCCCACGCATCTGACCGAGGCGACCCCATCGCACGTAACGTAACCAACACCTTCGTCGACCGCGAACAGGCCTATCCCGAGAAACGCCCGGCAGACGCTCGCCGTGCGGATTTTCTCGAGATCGGGGCACCTTTCGCCGACGAGCAGGCGCAGCAGCAGGCGAGCCGGTGCTCGCAGTGCGGCGTGCCCTATTGCCAGTCGCATTGTCCGCTGCACAACCACATCCCCGACTGGCTGCGGCTGACCGCCGAGGGGCGCCTGCAGGAAGCCTACGATCTCTCGTCGCGCACTTCGACCATGCCCGAAATCTGCGGCCGCATCTGCCCGCAGGATCGCCTGTGCGAAGGCAATTGCGTAATCGAGTTTTCCGGCCACGGCGCGGTGACCATCGGCAGCATCGAGAAATACCTGGGCGACAATGCCTGGGCCGAAGGCTGGGTGCGGCCCATCGAGCCGGGCCCCCCGACCGGGCAATCTGTCGGCATCATCGGTGCCGGCCCCGCCGGGCTGACCGCAGCGGAATATCTGCGCAATGCGGGCCACGAGGTTCATATCTACGACCGGCACGACCGCGCGGGCGGGCTGCTGATCTACGGCATCCCGAACTTCAAGCTCGACAAGAGCGTTGTCGATCGCCGGGTCCGCCGGGTCGAGGAAGGCGGCATTCGGATCCATCGCGGTGTCGAAGTGGGCGGCGAGGGCGAGCGGGACGTGACGCTTTCGCAATTGCGCGAGAAGCACGATGCGATCTTTATCGCCACCGGGGTCTACCAGTCGCGCGAGTTGACGGTGGATGGTGCCGACAAGGATGGCGTGATCCGCGCGATCGATTTCCTCACCGCATCGAACCGCAGCGGGCTGGGCGACGAGGTCGAAAGCCATGCCGACGGCAGCCTGCTGGCGAAGGATCGCAATGTCGTCGTGATCGGCGGCGGCGATACGGCAATGGACTGCGTGCGCACCGCCGTGCGCCAGGGTGCTGCCAGCGTCAAATGCCTCTACCGCCGCGACCGCGACAACATGCCCGGCAGCCGAACCGAGGTCGCCCATGCCGAGGAGGAAGGCGTCGAGTTCCTGTGGCTCTCGGGCCCCGCCTCGATCGAAGGGGGCGAGCGCGCCGAGAAGGTGCAGGCCAACCGGATGCAACTGGGCGAGCCCGGTGCGGATGGCCGTCGCCGTCCGGAAGTCGACCCGTCGAGCAGCTTCGCGCTCGATGCGGATCTGGTGATCCTCGCGCTCGGCTTCGAGCCCGAGCCGCTGCCCGCGATCTTCGGCGAGGAAGGCCTGGCCGTGACCGATTGGGGCACGCTCGAATGCGACGAGACCATGATGACCACGCTTCCCGGCGTTTTCGCGGGCGGCGATATCGCGCGCGGCGCGAGTCTCGTGGTATGGGCGGTACGCGATGGCCGCGACGTCGCGGAGCACATCGAGAATTTTCTGGTCACGGAGCGCGCGCGCGGCCGTGAGCAAGAGCGGGGCTTTGCTGCGGCATGACGAAGCAGGAAATCGAAGCGCGCCGCCTCGCGGCGCACGGCATGTATCACGCCGACAGCGAGCACGATGCGTGCGGCGTCGGGCTGATCGGTGAGACCTCGGGCAAGTCCACGCGGCGCGTGGTCGACGCGGCGATCGAGGCGCTGTCCTCCATCTGGCACCGCGGCGCCGTGGATGCGGACGGGAAGACCGGCGATGGTGCGGGCCTTCTGCTCGACCTGCCGGTCGATTTCTTCGCCAGCGCGATCAATGCGAGCGGGCACGAAGTGCGCGACGGTCGGCTGGCGGTCGGCGTCATCTTCCTGCCGCGCACCGATCTGGGCGCGCAGGATGCCTGCCGCACGATCGTGGAATCCGAGCTGATCCGTGCCGGGCTGTTCGTTTATGGCTGGCGTCAGGTGCCGATCGATACCTCGGTGATCGGACGCAAGGCGAAGGCAACCCGGCCCGAGATCGAACAGGTGATGATCGCCGGGCCCACGCCCGACCAGCAATCGCTCGATGAGTTCGAGAAGCAGCTTTACGTCGTGCGCCGCCGGATCGAGCGGCGGATCGTCGAAGCGCAGCTGCGCGATTTCTACATCTGCTCGCTGTCCGCGCGCTCGATCGTCTACAAGGGGCTGTTTCTCGCGGAGAGCCTGGCGACCTTCTACCCCGATGTCCGCGATCCGCTGGTCACCAGCCGGATGGCGATCCTGCATCAGCGCTATTCGACCAACACCTTCCCGCAATGGTGGCTGGCACAGCCGTTCCGCACGCTGGCGCATAATGGCGAGATCAACACGATCCGCGGCAACAAGAACTGGATGCGCACGCACGAGATCAAGATGGCGAGCCTCGCCTTCGCGGGCATGGCGGACGACATCAAGCCGGTGATCCCGGTCGGTGCGTCGGACACCGCCAGCCTCGATGCCGCGATCGAACTGCTGGTCCGCTCGGGCAAGGCGATGCCCACCGCCAAGTCGATGCTGATCCCCGAAGCCTGGCAGGTCTCGCCCGACATGCCGGACGAAACCCGCGCGATGTACCAGTACATGGCGTCGGTGATGGAGCCGTGGGACGGCCCCGCCGCGCTCGCGATGACCGATGGTCGCTGGGCGGTCGCGGGGCTCGACCGCAACGCGCTGCGGCCGCTCGCCTTTTCGCGGACTGCGGATGGCCTGCTGGTGGTCGGATCGGAAAGCGGCATGGTGTCGCTCGAGGAAGATCGCGTGGTCGAGAAGGGCCGGCTTGGCCCGGGCCAGATGATCGCGATCGACCTCCACGAAGGCCAGCTGCTGCGTGACGAGGAACTCAAGGCGCGGATCGCGCGCGAGGCCCCTTACGGCGCGCTGGTGGCGGGCTTTCGCGGGATCGACGCGCTACCCAAGCAGGACGAAAGGGCTGCTCCCGCCCTGAACGAGGACGATCTGACGCGCCGCCTGACCGCTGCGGGCATGTCGACCGAGGACATGGAGCTGATCCTCGATGCGATGGCGCTCGACGGCAAGGAAGCCGTGGGTTCGATGGGCGACGACACGCCGCTTGCGGTGATCAGCACCAATCCGCGCCCGGTCAGCCAGTTCTTCCGCCAGAACTTCGCGCAGGTCACCAATCCCCCGATCGACTCCTTGCGTGAACGGCACGTGATGAGCCTGCGCACGCGCTTCGCCAACCTCGCCAATATCCTCGAGGAAGAGGACCAGAACGACAACGTGCTGGTGCTCGAAAGCCCGGTCCTGACATCGCAGGAATGGGCGCGGCTGCGGGTCGGCTTCGGCGAGAATGTCGGGACGATCGACTGCACCTATCGTGCCCACGGCGAATCCGCCGATCTGCGGCGCGCGATCGAGCGGATCAGGGCCCAGGCCGAAGCCATGGCGAAGGACAGGAAGCTGGAGATTTTCCTGACCGACGAAGGCACGGGGCCGGATCGCGTCGGGGTGCCGATGATCCTCGCCGCGGCGGCAGTGCACACGCACCTCGTGCGCAAGGGGCTGCGGTCCTTCACGTCGATCAACGTACGATCGGCGGAATGCCTCGACACGCACACGCTGGCGGTCCTGATCGGCGTGGGAGCGACGACCGTGAACCCGTATCTCGCCGAAGCGGCCTTGCTGTCGCGCCACCAACGCGGCCTCTACGGCGACATCACGCGCGAACAGGCGCTCGCCAATTTCCGCACTGCGCTGGAAGACGGCCTGCTCAAGATCATGGCCAAGATCGGCGTCTCGGTCATCTCCAGCTATCGCGGCGGCTACAACTTCGAAGCCGTCGGCCTCAGCCGCGCGATCACGGCGGACCTGTTCCCGGGAATGCCGAACAAGATTTCGGGCGAGGGCTACGCGTCGCTCCATCTCAGCGCCTCAAAGCGCCATGCGAAGGCCTTCGGCAAGCGGCATCCGGACGTGCCCGTGGGCGGTTTCTATCGCCAGCGTGCGGGCGAAGAGACGCATGCGTGGGGCGCGCAGGGCATGCATGCGCTGCAGACCGCATGTGCGACGGGCAACGAAAAGCAATGGCGCCGCTTCGTCGACGTGGTCGAGAATCAGCCGCCGATCTACCTGCGCGACCTGCTGGGTATCGACGAGGCGGCCGAGCCGCTGGCGCTCGACGAGGTCGAGCCGGGCGAGGCGATCCGCACACGATTCCTGACCCCGGGGATGAGCTTGGGCGCCCTGTCCCCCGAAGCGCACGAGACGCTGGCGATCGCGATGAACCGCATCGGGGCCAAGGCGGTGTCGGGCGAAGGCGGCGAGTCCGCCGAACGCTTCACCCGGCGCGAGAACGGCGATCTGGCGAACAGCGGCGTGAAACAGGTGGCGAGCGGGCGCTTCGGCGTCACCGCGCACTACCTCAACAATTGCGAAGAGATCGAGATCAAGGTCGCGCAGGGCGCAAAGCCGGGCGAGGGCGGGCAGCTGCCGGGCTTCAAGGTCGACGAGGTGATCGCGAAGCTGCGTCACTCGACGCCGGGGGTGACGCTGATCTCGCCTCCGCCGCACCACGATATCTACTCGATCGAAGATCTCGCCCAGCTGATCTACGACCTCAAGCAGATCAATCCGCGCGCCCGCGTGTGCGTGAAGCTGGTCAGCGCGGCGGGGATCGGCACGATCGCGGCGGGCGTGGCCAAGGCGCATGCCGATGCGATCTTGATCTCGGGCCACACCGGCGGCACCGGGGCGAGCCCGCAGACCAGCATCAAGTTTGCAGGGACGCCGTGGGAAATGGGCCTAGCGGAGGTCAACCAGGTGCTCGCGCTCAACGGCCTGCGCCACAAGGTGAAGCTGCGCGTCGACGGCGGGCTCAAGACCGGTCGCGAGATCGTGATCGGCGCGATTCTGGGCGCCGAGGAATTCGGCATCGGCACGATGAGCCTCGTCGCGATGGGCTGCATCATGGTCCGCCAGTGCCATTCGAACACCTGCCCGGTCGGCGTGTGTACGCAGGACCCGCGCCTGCGCGCGATGTTCGGCGGCAGCCCCGAAAAGGTCATCCAGCTGATGGATTTCCTTGCCGAGGATGTCCGGCGGATTCTCGCCAAGCTGGGCGTCGCGACGCTGGAAGAGGTGATCGGACGTACCGAGCTTCTGCGGCAGGTCAGCCGCGGTGCCGAGCATCTCGACGATCTCGATCTCAACCCAATCCTGCAGAAGGTGCAGACCGACGAGCCGCGCGTGTTCAGCATTCCCGAACATCGCAATCCGGTGCCCGACAGTCTCGATGCACAAGTGCTGGAAGAGGCGCGTCCGGCGCTGGAGGATGGCACGCAGACCACGATCCATGCCGAGGTCCGCAACGTTTATCGCGCGGTCGGCACGCGCCTGTCGTCCCACGTCGTGACGCGGCACGGGCCGGAAGGGCTGTCCGACGGCACGCTCGACCTGCGGCTGACCGGAAGCGCGGGGCAATCGCTCGGCGCGTTCCTCGCCAGGGGCATTCGCCTGACGGTTGCGGGCGATGCGAACGACTATGTCGGCAAGGGGCTGTCCGGCGGCGAGATCGTGCTGCATCCGCCCGAAGGGGTCAATCGCGAGAGCCAGGCCAACGGTATCATCGGCAACACCGCGCTTTACGGGGCCACGTCGGGTGCGCTGTTCGCGGCGGGCAAGGCGGGCGAGCGGTTTGCGGTCCGCAATTCGGGCGCCGTGACGGTGGTCGAAGGGTGCGGTGCGAATGGCTGCGAGTACATGACCGGCGGACGGGCCGTGATCCTCGGCTCGGTCGGCAGCAATTTCGGGGCCGGTATGACCGGCGGCATGGCCTTCGTCTACGATCCGGACGGCAAGTTCGAACGCATGGCCAATCCGGGCTCGATCTTGTGGCAGCGGCTCGCAAACGATCACTGGCGCGGCGAGCTGCACGACCTCTTGCAGCGGCATGTCGACCTGACCCACAGTGCCTATGCGAAGGGCCTGCTGGACCGCTGGAGCGAGACGCTGGAGCACGTCTGGCAGGTTTGCCCCAAGGATATGATCGGCAAGCTCGACCAGCCCATTGGCGCTCCCGAAGAGGAGGCAGTTGCCGCCGAGTAGGGCTATTAAGGGGCTGGCCGCGATCCGTGCCGAAATCGGTCAGCCCCTATCAAGCAGCT is a window of Alteriqipengyuania lutimaris DNA encoding:
- a CDS encoding NAD(P)-dependent oxidoreductase: MARNVTNTFVDREQAYPEKRPADARRADFLEIGAPFADEQAQQQASRCSQCGVPYCQSHCPLHNHIPDWLRLTAEGRLQEAYDLSSRTSTMPEICGRICPQDRLCEGNCVIEFSGHGAVTIGSIEKYLGDNAWAEGWVRPIEPGPPTGQSVGIIGAGPAGLTAAEYLRNAGHEVHIYDRHDRAGGLLIYGIPNFKLDKSVVDRRVRRVEEGGIRIHRGVEVGGEGERDVTLSQLREKHDAIFIATGVYQSRELTVDGADKDGVIRAIDFLTASNRSGLGDEVESHADGSLLAKDRNVVVIGGGDTAMDCVRTAVRQGAASVKCLYRRDRDNMPGSRTEVAHAEEEGVEFLWLSGPASIEGGERAEKVQANRMQLGEPGADGRRRPEVDPSSSFALDADLVILALGFEPEPLPAIFGEEGLAVTDWGTLECDETMMTTLPGVFAGGDIARGASLVVWAVRDGRDVAEHIENFLVTERARGREQERGFAAA
- the gltB gene encoding glutamate synthase large subunit, producing the protein MTKQEIEARRLAAHGMYHADSEHDACGVGLIGETSGKSTRRVVDAAIEALSSIWHRGAVDADGKTGDGAGLLLDLPVDFFASAINASGHEVRDGRLAVGVIFLPRTDLGAQDACRTIVESELIRAGLFVYGWRQVPIDTSVIGRKAKATRPEIEQVMIAGPTPDQQSLDEFEKQLYVVRRRIERRIVEAQLRDFYICSLSARSIVYKGLFLAESLATFYPDVRDPLVTSRMAILHQRYSTNTFPQWWLAQPFRTLAHNGEINTIRGNKNWMRTHEIKMASLAFAGMADDIKPVIPVGASDTASLDAAIELLVRSGKAMPTAKSMLIPEAWQVSPDMPDETRAMYQYMASVMEPWDGPAALAMTDGRWAVAGLDRNALRPLAFSRTADGLLVVGSESGMVSLEEDRVVEKGRLGPGQMIAIDLHEGQLLRDEELKARIAREAPYGALVAGFRGIDALPKQDERAAPALNEDDLTRRLTAAGMSTEDMELILDAMALDGKEAVGSMGDDTPLAVISTNPRPVSQFFRQNFAQVTNPPIDSLRERHVMSLRTRFANLANILEEEDQNDNVLVLESPVLTSQEWARLRVGFGENVGTIDCTYRAHGESADLRRAIERIRAQAEAMAKDRKLEIFLTDEGTGPDRVGVPMILAAAAVHTHLVRKGLRSFTSINVRSAECLDTHTLAVLIGVGATTVNPYLAEAALLSRHQRGLYGDITREQALANFRTALEDGLLKIMAKIGVSVISSYRGGYNFEAVGLSRAITADLFPGMPNKISGEGYASLHLSASKRHAKAFGKRHPDVPVGGFYRQRAGEETHAWGAQGMHALQTACATGNEKQWRRFVDVVENQPPIYLRDLLGIDEAAEPLALDEVEPGEAIRTRFLTPGMSLGALSPEAHETLAIAMNRIGAKAVSGEGGESAERFTRRENGDLANSGVKQVASGRFGVTAHYLNNCEEIEIKVAQGAKPGEGGQLPGFKVDEVIAKLRHSTPGVTLISPPPHHDIYSIEDLAQLIYDLKQINPRARVCVKLVSAAGIGTIAAGVAKAHADAILISGHTGGTGASPQTSIKFAGTPWEMGLAEVNQVLALNGLRHKVKLRVDGGLKTGREIVIGAILGAEEFGIGTMSLVAMGCIMVRQCHSNTCPVGVCTQDPRLRAMFGGSPEKVIQLMDFLAEDVRRILAKLGVATLEEVIGRTELLRQVSRGAEHLDDLDLNPILQKVQTDEPRVFSIPEHRNPVPDSLDAQVLEEARPALEDGTQTTIHAEVRNVYRAVGTRLSSHVVTRHGPEGLSDGTLDLRLTGSAGQSLGAFLARGIRLTVAGDANDYVGKGLSGGEIVLHPPEGVNRESQANGIIGNTALYGATSGALFAAGKAGERFAVRNSGAVTVVEGCGANGCEYMTGGRAVILGSVGSNFGAGMTGGMAFVYDPDGKFERMANPGSILWQRLANDHWRGELHDLLQRHVDLTHSAYAKGLLDRWSETLEHVWQVCPKDMIGKLDQPIGAPEEEAVAAE